Proteins encoded together in one Carya illinoinensis cultivar Pawnee chromosome 3, C.illinoinensisPawnee_v1, whole genome shotgun sequence window:
- the LOC122303841 gene encoding zinc finger protein CONSTANS-LIKE 12: protein MEPLCEFCRVARAVVYCKSDLACLCLHCDGCVHSANSLSRRHMRSLLCEKCYSQPAIVRCMDDKMSLCQGCDWNGSECSRLGHRCHPLNCYTGCPSLEELSRIWSSLPDIPPSSGFDSGWEHVSTLPIDENCISNCLEQRENEGSFGLVASKLNELEPCSKSDPWMELSSVIQPNPNSMPRCRDQAPLFPEESSLPKDASDFKDLGIHDGNDLYEGLNMDDVPLTLKNGEIFGCPQGTTIYQFEDGGMECQSMEKNLSVTESNGPIESTLEASSSGQQNCVAFQSSHLGGSTSVMQSINGNANCLPMNQPCTGNLNLGLPTAQVHSSMSLSLSNITGESSVADYQDCGLSPVFLTVESPWESNLEASCPQAREKAKMRYNEKKKSRSFGKQIRYASRKARADTRKRVRGRFVKAGEAYDYDPLVTGNF, encoded by the exons ATGGAGCCTCTATGTGAGTTTTGTAGGGTGGCGAGGGCAGTGGTGTATTGTAAATCAGATTTGGCTTGCCTTTGCTTGCACTGTGATGGGTGTGTACATTCTGCTAATTCTTTGTCCCGAAGGCACATGCGTTCTCTCTTATGTGAAAAGTGCTACTCCCAGCCTGCAATTGTCCGATGCATGGATGATAAAATGTCTCTTTGTCAAGGCTGCGACTGGAATGGCAGTGAGTGTTCAAGGCTGGGGCATCGGTGCCACCCATTGAATTGTTATACCGGTTGCCCTTCTTTGGAAGAGTTGTCAAGGATTTGGTCCTCACTTCCTGATATTCCCCCTTCAAGTGGTTTTGATAGTGGTTGGGAGCACGTGAGCACACTGCCTATAGATGAGAATTGCATCAGCAACTGTTTGgaacaaagagaaaatgaggGATCATTTGGGTTAGTGGCAAGCAAGCTGAATGAACTAGAACCTTGCTCTAAGTCTGACCCTTGGATGGAGCTGTCTTCTGTGATTCAACCGAATCCAAATTCCATGCCTCGCTGCAGAGATCAAGCACCTCTCTTCCCTGAAGAATCAAGTTTGCCAAAG GATGCTTCTGATTTCAAGGATCTTGGAATTCATGATGGCAACGATCTCTATGAAGGTCTTAACATGGATGATGttccattaaccttaaaaaatgGTGAGATATTTGGCTGTCCACAAGGTACTACCATATACCAGTTTGAGGACGGAGGAATGGAATGCCAATCAATGGAGAAAAACTTATCAGTCACTGAATCTAATGGTCCTATTGAGAGTACTTTGGAG GCATCTTCGTCAGGACAACAAAATTGTGTGGCTTTTcaatcttctcatcttggtgGGTCAACTAGTGTTATGCAGTCCATTAATGGTAATGCAAATTGCTTACCAATGAATCAACCTTGCACTGGAAACCTCAATCTGGGGTTACCTACTGCGCAAGTTCACTCAAGCATGTCACTTTCATTATCCAACATCACGGGTGAAAGTAGTGTAGCTGATTATCAAGATTGTGGATTGTCACCAGTGTTTCTAACAGTTGAATCACCTTGGGAATCAAATTTGGAGGCTAGCTGCCCACAAGCAAGGGAAAAAGCTAAGATGAGATacaatgagaaaaagaaaagtcgaTC GTTTGGTAAACAAATAAGATATGCCTCACGCAAAGCCAGAGCTGATACTAGAAAGCGTGTGAGAGGGAGATTTGTGAAAGCTGGCGAAGCATATGATTATGACCCTCTTGTGACAGGGAACTTCTGA